DNA from Ardenticatenales bacterium:
CCCAACTGTCGAGGGGGTTTTGGTCGCCGCCAGCCATGGCCAGGAGGTAGGAGACGCGGTTGACGTGTTCGGGAGCGACGAGGTCTTCGAAGTAGACGAGGATGCGGTTGAGGCCGCCGGATGCACCCAGGCCGTTGCCGGTGAAGAAGAAGGCGAGGAAGAGGACGAGGCCGAGGAGAATGCCGGCAAAATACGGATTTACGTAGTCGCGGGCAATACGGCGAGTACGGGTGCGCGCCGCCGGGCGCGCGTCGCTTTCAGTAGGGGTATAGGTGGTCATGAGGGGGTGGCTGCCTCCTGGGATGGGGTGTGGATTTCCACTTCGTCCCAACCCATGATCATGGATTTGATGCCGGCAAGTGGCGTGTGCCCCGTCGTCGTCAGATAAACATGCAGGACGATAAACGAAGCAAACAGCCAGGCGATGATCGTGTGGAACGGGGCCAGGAACGGCAGGCCGCCCAGCGCGTCGGCCGCATTCGGCCAGCGCTGCGCCCCCCACATCAATGCGCCGGTGATCACTTGCAATGGCAGTAAGACGTTGAGAATGCCGAAATAGGTGACTTGTTGCAGCGGATTCAGCTTCCTGTCGCGCGTTTTGTCAAATGGGTGCGGCTCGCCGCGGAAAATGCCGCCGAGGTAGTATTTCGCCTGCACGATCATCTGGTCGAAGAATCCGTAGGGGCGAGGCAAGAACTGGCGAATTTCGCCGCTGGCCAGGTGGTAGAACGCCGACAGCGCCGCGTTGATCAGCAGGATGGCGGCGAGTACGTTGTGTACCTGCACGACGTAGTTGAAGCTGAAGATGCCAAATTTGTCTGGCTTGTGGATGACCAGCCCCGTGAAGATGAGGCCGAAGATGACGATTGTTTGCAGCCAGTGCCACAACCGCTCATAGATGGAGTACATGTACACGTCCCGCAGCGCGGGATCCCGCAGCGCGGGTTGGCTGTGCATGTTTTGCCGCCGCAGGGCGAAGAAGCGTAGTCCGCCGTGGGTGATGACGCCGGCGAATGTGCCCAGGAAGATGAGGATGCCGGCCCAATCGACCCAGAAGACGCTGTCGTGGCCGAGGATGTAGAGGTTTTCTGCTTTGGTTTGGGGTTGGTAGAGGAGTTGGCCGGCGTCGTTGGTGATGAATTTGCCGCTCCAGGAGGTTTGGTTGGATGTGGGAAATGCCGGCATTACCCCCCCCGGAACCCCATTTGCCAACACCGTCGTCGCCGTAATACGTGATGACTCGCCGTGGCAAGTACGGCAATCACGAATCGCCCACGATTCCGCCGCCACGTCGTGATTGATGCTGTATGGCTGAATGTTCCCGTTGATGCGCGGATTCTCCAGCCCCTGTGCGGCCAGACGGGTTGCAATCAGAACTTCCTTGTCCGGCGTGTCGATCAAACGTTCCGCCTCATCTAGCTGCCCATCCCCATTATCATCAAAGGTCGCCAACACATCAGCCTGATACTGGCCGCCATCCAGCCAGGCGGCTTCCAGGCTGCGCGCGGGTACGGGGCGGGCAGGATCGCCATAAACCCAATACCAGGCGGTGATCAGATTGAAGGGCGCGAGCGACTTGCCGCCATCCGCGTTTTGCTGTGTGAGCAGAGTGGGCGCAAAGCCCGTGATTATCTCACCGTCCGCCGCCAAACCGCGATAGGTCATGTTGGGTGAGCCATCCGGCAGCAGCACAGTCCAGTCAATGGACTGCACGGCGGGCGCATACAGTTCGGGAATGTGGCAAGATTCGCAGCTAACGGCGCTGGTGTGGCGCTCTTTGTAGGGCAGCCAGTTGTGCGTGGCCTCAATGCTGTGGCAAGATTCGCAGCGGCGCAGTGTATTGTCCAACTCCGGGGCAATGGCGCTCTGCGCGCTTTGCCCTTTGGCGAACTGGTGCAACGGGCGGTAGAGGTATTCGCTGAAGTCGATACGGCGCGGGTCGAAGATGAGGTGCGCGGGCCGCGACTCGTCGGTTTCCTCGTAGTAGATGGGGTTGTTGAGCGCATAGTGGCATTCAACGCAGGCCACGACGCGCTCGGCATGGATGTCCCAGGAGCGGCTGAGGGCTTCTTTGTCGCTCAAATTCAGGCCGGAGTCGGCGATGCGTTGAGGGGATATGACCTGCCCTGTGGTTTCCGTGCGCCAACCGCCACCGTCCAGGGTGAGGGGAATTTGGTTGTTG
Protein-coding regions in this window:
- a CDS encoding cytochrome b/b6 domain-containing protein, translating into MMNEKSHELRLLRGFVFKARPTLFVSILFVLAVLLLTTQRSAAQTEETLPAQTPSTTELPRLHPTFPLLDENGENVLDTDQPVSTMNTCGACHDTDFIASHSFHSDAGLSTFAAPGTVVGGQVWDMSAGIFGRWNPLTYRTLSPVGDAIFDLTTADWVKLLGARHVGGGPAEYSRAGELLTLLTPDATNPETSTIDPATGQPLPWDWAASGVVEMNCFLCHTPAPNNEARIAALAAGAFRWANTATLDGSGLVEQVDGQWQWQREAFDEEGNVRLDIQDPGNNNCGQCHGLVHTNNQIPLTLDGGGWRTETTGQVISPQRIADSGLNLSDKEALSRSWDIHAERVVACVECHYALNNPIYYEETDESRPAHLIFDPRRIDFSEYLYRPLHQFAKGQSAQSAIAPELDNTLRRCESCHSIEATHNWLPYKERHTSAVSCESCHIPELYAPAVQSIDWTVLLPDGSPNMTYRGLAADGEIITGFAPTLLTQQNADGGKSLAPFNLITAWYWVYGDPARPVPARSLEAAWLDGGQYQADVLATFDDNGDGQLDEAERLIDTPDKEVLIATRLAAQGLENPRINGNIQPYSINHDVAAESWAIRDCRTCHGESSRITATTVLANGVPGGVMPAFPTSNQTSWSGKFITNDAGQLLYQPQTKAENLYILGHDSVFWVDWAGILIFLGTFAGVITHGGLRFFALRRQNMHSQPALRDPALRDVYMYSIYERLWHWLQTIVIFGLIFTGLVIHKPDKFGIFSFNYVVQVHNVLAAILLINAALSAFYHLASGEIRQFLPRPYGFFDQMIVQAKYYLGGIFRGEPHPFDKTRDRKLNPLQQVTYFGILNVLLPLQVITGALMWGAQRWPNAADALGGLPFLAPFHTIIAWLFASFIVLHVYLTTTGHTPLAGIKSMIMGWDEVEIHTPSQEAATPS